In Glandiceps talaboti chromosome 4, keGlaTala1.1, whole genome shotgun sequence, a single window of DNA contains:
- the LOC144434050 gene encoding dual oxidase maturation factor 1-like: MAPIYSAFRDYGLPTMYPEHKTAVTVDIVIAGLIYAISIIAISIIIIIPGVQTRERIFFTIRAIVGLIIGAAIILANFGQEWETANIVTGTQYKAFIGSEIEASIGVKIGLRSVNITLKGEPVNQLGERIDYNERFNWAWDQGRQGFGPFAGVLNQEFREAQWKGLPYPILWIAEYFTIDGENIRWGRSYREAGFFTHICLWVAFPLWLLTLILFSIIIRYASYFSLLTGGVLLLSNLIYGTLRTGPDLEIPFQHAVLRFHFGWSFWIILVTGLLCLCLGIIIWLLDYYFPVQTATFFGHDIIENFEECFIETNKAVVGGPSIPPSRDYLDDDSDDGETYANIHLDVIEENKRSKPRFPPPLPTLPPPGPDFEDDDDIYINREIEYAPAMRPKAGHRYVRKPRPPALPPKLGPSSSSAAAPRRAQRGVRLEVTIEEDEDDDYMIYGNIPRRKTP, from the exons ATGGCTCCAATTTACAGTGCCTTTCGTGACTATGGTTTGCCAACAATGTACCCCGAGCATAAGACAGCCGTTACCGTGGATATTGTAATAGCAGGTCTGATTTATGCAATAAGTATTATCGCAATCTcgataattattattatacctGGAGTTCAGACACGAGAG AGAATATTTTTCACCATCCGTGCTATTGTCGGTTTGATTATTGGTGCTGCTATCATAT tGGCAAACTTTGGCCAAGAATGGGAAACGGCAAATATAGTTACTGGAACACAATATAAAGCTTTCATTGGCAGTGAGATAGAGGCATCCATTGGTGTCAAAATTGGACTTAGAAGTGTTAACATAACTCTGAAAG GTGAACCAGTAAACCAGCTTGGTGAACGCATAGATTATAATGAACGTTTCAATTGGGCATGGGACCAGGGAAGACAAGGATTTGGACCATTTG CTGGTGTCTTAAATCAGGAGTTCCGCGAAGCTCAATGGAAAGGCCTACCATATCCGATATTGTGGATAGCAGAATATTTCACTATCGACGGGGAAAATATCCGTTGGGGGCGATCTTACAGAGAAGCTGGGTTTTTCACCCATATTTGCTTATG GGTTGCTTTTCCTCTCTGGCTTCTCACATTAATTCTCTTCAGTATAATTATTCGATATGCAAGCTACTTTAGTCTTCTAACTGGCGGGGTGTTGTTGCTAAGCAACCTGATTTACGGAACACTTCGTACAGGACCGGACTTAGAAATACCATTTCAACATGCAGTGTTACGCTTCCATTTCGGATGGTCTTTCTGGATCATTCTAGTAACAG GGTTACTATGTTTGTGTCTTGGCATTATTATTTGGCTTTTGGATTACTATTTCCCGGTTCAAACTGCCACTTTCTTTGGTCATGACATAATTGAGAATTTTGAAGAGTGTTTTATTGAAACAAATAAGGCAGTTGTTGGTGGTCCATCAATACCTCCATCCAGGGACTACCTTGATGACGATTCAGATGACGGGGAAACCTATGCCAATATCCATCTTGATGTAATAGAGGAAAATAAACGAAGTAAACCTCGTTTTCCACCTCCCCTACCTACATTGCCACCACCTGGGCCAGACTTTGAGGATGATGACGATATCTACATCAACAGAGAAATAGAG TACGCACCTGCCATGCGTCCTAAAGCTGGTCATCGATATGTACGTAAACCCAGACCACCAGCACTGCCACCGAAACTTggaccatcatcatcatcagcagcagcacCGCGCAGAGCACAAAGAGGTGTCAGGCTGGAAGTCACGATAGAGgaggatgaagatgatgattaCATGATATATGGCAATATACCAAGGAGGAAAACACCGTGA